TCCCGCCTCGCGCTCCAGGGGCTCGGCGTCGACCCCACCCACCGGGCGAACCGGCTGATGCACCTGCGCACCACCGGCCTCACCCGGCCCGCCGAGGGACCCGCCTCCGGCCAACTGGCCCATGTCGCCTTCTACATGGAGCGCCAGGGAAACGCGGGCGACAAGCTGCTCCCCGAGAGCGTACGGCTGGCCTTCGGCCAGGACACCGGGCCCGACCGCTGGCACTCGGTCCACGCCCACCGGCTCTTCGACGAGGCGGCTCTGGAGCGGGTCAACGCCCGGCGGGGCCTGGTCATCGGCGGCGGCGGGCTCTTCATCCCCGACACCGCGCCGAACGGCAACAGCGGCTGGCAGTGGAACGTCCCCGACGAGCTGCTCGGCCGGATCGACGTACCCGTCATGGTCTACGCGGTCGGCTTCAACGCCTTCGACGGCCAGGCCTACGGGCACGGCCGCAAGCGGTTCCTGTCCAGCCTGCGCAAGCTGGTGGAGACCTCCGCCTTCTTCGGGCTGCGCAACCACGGATCGATCGAGAAGGTCCGCGACCTGCTGCCGCCGGAGCTCCAGGACAAGGTCCGCTTCCAGCCCTGCCCGACCACGGTCACCCGCCGGCTGGTCGACGGCTGGCGGGACCCGGCCGAGCGCGAGAACACCATCCTGGTCAACGCCGCCTACGACCGGGCCGGTCTGCGCTTCGGTCACGACTACGGGCATTTCCTCGGCGAGATGGCCACCGCGGTCACCGCGCTGGGCGAACAGGCCGAGGTGCGGTGTGTGGCCCACTCGCTGGACGACGAGCGGATCGCGTTCGACCTGCGGCGCGAGCACGGCATCTCGCTGCCGGTCATCCCGATGTACGACTTCGGCAACGACGCCATCCGTGACGTCTACGCCCGGACGAAGCTGGTCATCGGCGCGCGAGGGCACGCGGGCATGATCCCGTTCGGCTGCGGTACGCCGATCATCAGCCTGATCTCGCACCCCAAGATGGCCTATTTCCTGGCCGACATCGAGCGGCCCGAGTGGGGCATCTCCGTCCACGACCGCCACCTGGGCGCCCGCCTCACGGAACGGGCGACCGAGCTGCTGGCCGACCACGCGGCGACCGTCGCCGATGTGCACGGCCGCCAGCAGGAGCTGTGGAAGGTCACCGAGGCCAACGCCGCCGACCTCCGGGTGATCGTGGGCCGGTAGTCCGACACGGCGGTACGGCGGTGGGGCGGGTCCGAGAACCGGACCCGCCCCACCGCCGTACCCCCTCAGGGGCGCTTCTGCCGCCCCACCGCCCGCCGCAGCGACCGGGCCCGCCGCACCGCCCTGCGCACCGCCGCGTTGCGCGGCAGGAACGAGAACTGCGCGGGCACCCCGCCCGGCAGCCCCAGCGAGGTCAGCCGGCGCCGCTTGAAGTACCGCCAGGTCACCGGCGTGAGACGGGTGGAGAGATACCGCTGGGCCGCCGGCCGCAGCCCCGGGTTGATCTTCGGCTGCATCGCGAACCCGACCGCCTCCACCAGCGCGGCGACCTCCCGCTCGGCACCGTCCGAGGGCCGCCGCTCCGCCACCGCGGCCCGGTCGTCCAGCTCCGGCAGCAGGGCGTCGACCAGGGTGACCGGCACCCGGTTGCTGTTCTCGTACGGGGTGAGCCGGTCCAGCAGCAGCTCCGTGCCGACCCGGGCGACCGGCAGCCCGTAGAACGCCGACGCGGTGAGCAGCGCCGTCGAGAAGCAGCCCACCACCAGGGCCGGCCGCATCCGCTCGTAGATGACCTCGGCGAGCACGGGAGCCCGGAGTATCCCGGTGTCCAGCACGGTCAGCTCGGCCCCGAGCCGCTCCGCCTCCGCCTCCATCGACCGCGACCACTGGGCCGGAGCCGTCGGATGCGGCTTGAACACCAGCCGGGTGTGGCCGAGGGCGACCGCACCCCGCATCATCCGCAGGTGCAGCTCCTCCTCCTCCGCGGCGGTGATCAGCCCCAGCGCGGACAGGTACTGCCCCAGCAGCAGGGCCGGAGCCTCGACGGACGGCAACTCGGCCGGTGCTGAAGCCAGTTCACCGAGCACCTTCAGGAAGCCCTCGGTCTCCACGACCAGCGGCTCCACCCCGAACTCGGTCAGCAGCAGCGGCTTCAGCCCGGGCACCAGATCCAGGTGCAGCAGCCGCCGGATCCGCGTCCCGGTCAGCGGATCGAGTTTGCTGCGGGTGGGCCCGTAGCTCATCAGCCCGTCGGCGTACACATCGATCGGGGCGCCGGTGAAGATCCCGGTGATCGCCATCGCCGGGTTGACCTGGATCGACTCGACGGCCAGCTCGACGTCGTCGTCGCCCAGCTCCCAGGCCAGCCGCAGATGCCGCTCCCACAGGGGTACGTCGTCCGGGCGCGGGGACCAGCCGCTCGGGTGGAAGGGGGCGATGGTCTCGTTCCAGGAGATGACGTCGTCGAACCGGCCGCGCAGCAGCTCGAAGCCGGGCATCGCGTCGAGGGCCGGGGCCGTCTCCGGGACGGCCGCGTTGTTGCAGACCACCAGCACCCGGCGGTCGGCCGGGCCGAAACAGCCGGTGTCCAGGGCGGCGGCCAGGGTGGCCGCGCCGTAGAGGGTGGAGGCGGCGAAGAGCTGGGTGGTGCGGCGGGCGGGGAAGGTGCTCATGCCGTCGCCACCTCCTTCGCGGTGGCGGGCCTGCGGCGCAGCCGGCGCAGGACCGTGGCGCGCTCCACGTCCATCGAGTCGAGGACCTCGTCCAGCACGGGCTGCGGCAGCCGGCCGAGCGCCTGCGAACTCCGTACCTTCAGCATGCGGGCCACCGCCGGTTCGAACCTCGCGATCGAGTTCATGTGATGGAAGATGATGGCGCAGTACGTGCGTACCGCCTTGGGCAGCAGCGCGTCCGCCTCGGGGTCCTCGGCCGTCTCGCCTATGACCTGGTCGAAGGAGCGGATGAAGTCGAGTTGGCGGACGTCGCCGATCTGGGTCAGCGAGGAGGCCACGCCCCGCCGGTAGAAGATGCCCAGCGTGCCGAGCACCGCGAAGGACTCGGCGCTGCGGTGCAGCCGCCAGATCCACGGCCGGTCCTCCGCCGTGCGCAGCCCGTCGGTGAAGTGCAGCAGCCCCCGGTCCAGCAGCCTGCGGTGGTAGAGGCCGGCCCAGGCGTACGGGTAGTCCACCGAGGTGGTCCGGTCGGCGGGCAGGATGGCGGTGCGCGGGTCGGTCACGGTGTCGCGCCGGCCGTGCGGGACGCGGTGGACCGTACGGTTGGCGCGCTCGACCTGGACATGGTCGGTACGGACGAAGTCGCAGCCCAGGGCCTCGGTCCGGGCGAGCACCTCGGCGAAGTGGCCGGGGGCGACCCAGTCGTCGCCGTCCAGGAAGGCGATGTACTGCCCGCGCGCCACGTCCAGCCCGGTGTTCCGGGCCGTCGCCAGCCCCCCGTTCCGCTCATGTCTGTGCACGACCGCCCCCGGGATCTCGGCCTGGGCACGGCGCAGGACGTCCGCCGTCCCGTCGGTCGAGCAGTCGTCGACAAGGATGAACTCGAAGTCCTCACG
This DNA window, taken from Streptomyces griseus subsp. griseus, encodes the following:
- a CDS encoding glycosyltransferase; this translates as MTMPTTSTAAPVAPANALTGKRRIAFASFVDENYLPGFLTLLRSLALSNPNVCEDFLVLHDGLRPDSVAKIRALHPRTDFRRVDAGHYDAYAKGDQDNYLVRKAYFILDVFRVRDYDTVITLDTDMVVLDDLSELLRLREGLAAVPQFFYGRHKLNSGLLVIQREYLTDTFCAELDRVGRAGSYELDKHDQGILNAVLDGDFVHLDARYNFVKRRLSGDLPVPEGTAILHFTGRHKPWQGGEAGYGEAEARWHEYDLPDAEFHAAYLAAGGTRHHDLLVHYGTPHVRRTGDVESARKVAAAHILAGEYQEAVDLLGPLRIPVEESWPHEVLGHALMSVSRYEEARTQLQLAAAAPNRAATAYGRLAQIAWIHGDDEGASRLALQGLGVDPTHRANRLMHLRTTGLTRPAEGPASGQLAHVAFYMERQGNAGDKLLPESVRLAFGQDTGPDRWHSVHAHRLFDEAALERVNARRGLVIGGGGLFIPDTAPNGNSGWQWNVPDELLGRIDVPVMVYAVGFNAFDGQAYGHGRKRFLSSLRKLVETSAFFGLRNHGSIEKVRDLLPPELQDKVRFQPCPTTVTRRLVDGWRDPAERENTILVNAAYDRAGLRFGHDYGHFLGEMATAVTALGEQAEVRCVAHSLDDERIAFDLRREHGISLPVIPMYDFGNDAIRDVYARTKLVIGARGHAGMIPFGCGTPIISLISHPKMAYFLADIERPEWGISVHDRHLGARLTERATELLADHAATVADVHGRQQELWKVTEANAADLRVIVGR
- a CDS encoding polysialyltransferase family glycosyltransferase, whose protein sequence is MSTFPARRTTQLFAASTLYGAATLAAALDTGCFGPADRRVLVVCNNAAVPETAPALDAMPGFELLRGRFDDVISWNETIAPFHPSGWSPRPDDVPLWERHLRLAWELGDDDVELAVESIQVNPAMAITGIFTGAPIDVYADGLMSYGPTRSKLDPLTGTRIRRLLHLDLVPGLKPLLLTEFGVEPLVVETEGFLKVLGELASAPAELPSVEAPALLLGQYLSALGLITAAEEEELHLRMMRGAVALGHTRLVFKPHPTAPAQWSRSMEAEAERLGAELTVLDTGILRAPVLAEVIYERMRPALVVGCFSTALLTASAFYGLPVARVGTELLLDRLTPYENSNRVPVTLVDALLPELDDRAAVAERRPSDGAEREVAALVEAVGFAMQPKINPGLRPAAQRYLSTRLTPVTWRYFKRRRLTSLGLPGGVPAQFSFLPRNAAVRRAVRRARSLRRAVGRQKRP
- a CDS encoding glycosyltransferase family 2 protein; amino-acid sequence: MVKLSVIVPFFNVQTYAPDTLRSLRANIREDFEFILVDDCSTDGTADVLRRAQAEIPGAVVHRHERNGGLATARNTGLDVARGQYIAFLDGDDWVAPGHFAEVLARTEALGCDFVRTDHVQVERANRTVHRVPHGRRDTVTDPRTAILPADRTTSVDYPYAWAGLYHRRLLDRGLLHFTDGLRTAEDRPWIWRLHRSAESFAVLGTLGIFYRRGVASSLTQIGDVRQLDFIRSFDQVIGETAEDPEADALLPKAVRTYCAIIFHHMNSIARFEPAVARMLKVRSSQALGRLPQPVLDEVLDSMDVERATVLRRLRRRPATAKEVATA